A stretch of Desulfurivibrio alkaliphilus AHT 2 DNA encodes these proteins:
- a CDS encoding precorrin-8X methylmutase, with product MSTIIQQIKPADIEAESFRIIDREHGAHPFDAATWSVVRRVIHATGDFSFADTLRFAPGALAAGLAAIRAGKNILTDVNMTASGISKHLLARYGGKVLCGVADPEVAEQARRRGLTRSEVAIDLLLPENIGIVAIGNAPTALLRVMERRQTLAPEQRPELIIGVPVGFVNAAESKELLSQREYPHITALGRKGGSPTAAAIVNALLRLAVAESG from the coding sequence ATGAGCACCATCATTCAGCAGATCAAACCGGCGGACATCGAGGCCGAAAGCTTTCGCATCATCGACCGTGAGCACGGCGCCCACCCTTTCGACGCCGCGACCTGGAGCGTGGTGCGGCGGGTGATCCACGCCACCGGTGATTTTTCCTTTGCCGACACCCTGCGTTTCGCCCCCGGCGCCCTGGCCGCCGGCCTGGCCGCCATCCGGGCCGGCAAGAACATCCTCACCGATGTCAACATGACCGCCTCCGGGATCAGTAAACACCTGCTTGCCCGTTACGGCGGCAAGGTGCTTTGCGGGGTGGCCGACCCGGAGGTGGCTGAACAGGCCCGCCGCCGGGGACTGACCCGCTCCGAGGTGGCCATCGACCTTCTGCTGCCGGAAAATATCGGTATTGTCGCCATCGGCAACGCCCCCACCGCCCTGCTGCGGGTCATGGAACGGCGGCAAACCCTGGCGCCGGAACAGCGGCCGGAGTTGATCATCGGGGTGCCGGTGGGCTTTGTCAACGCCGCCGAGTCCAAGGAGCTGTTGAGCCAACGGGAATACCCACATATCACCGCCCTGGGCCGCAAGGGCGGCAGCCCCACGGCGGCGGCCATCGTCAACGCCCTGCTGCGCTTGGCCGTAGCGGAGTCCGGCTGA
- the cbiD gene encoding cobalt-precorrin-5B (C(1))-methyltransferase CbiD: MARRLRSGYTTGACAAAAAKAAVMFAGSGTAPEQVEIPFPDGSRHAFSVHRSWQQPSQEEGKSQPAGKFGELGSDTNLGQQPAATGFAASVIKDAGDDPDVTNGAEIVALVEPAAKFESLTGCGQDCVELEDRDSDPPPKAGSREQPQVSGHGVPQIVASGTAKRTSVREPARSPQDAVPRDRLQILLCRGDGVGWVSKPGLAIAPGEPAINPVPRQMIGAAVREALAETGAHTARNFCPAALRITIAIPGGEELATKTLNHRLGIIGGLSILGTTGIVRPVSAEAWTATIAASLDVARAAGLGEVVLATGRTSEKGVQRRLKLPDEALVMMGDYLHFALTEAGKRGFRQLHLAGMWAKIVKAALKIPQTHVRHGALEVRQAVELLAELGASPELTAQLTGANTAREILSRLQAAGADELVDGVCRRAAAYATATAGIPVTVYLVDSHMKIVTRVESGQ, translated from the coding sequence ATGGCGCGGCGCCTGAGAAGTGGCTATACCACCGGGGCCTGCGCTGCGGCGGCGGCCAAGGCGGCGGTGATGTTTGCCGGGTCCGGCACGGCGCCGGAACAGGTGGAGATTCCTTTTCCCGACGGCAGCCGCCACGCCTTCTCCGTGCACCGCAGTTGGCAACAGCCGAGCCAGGAGGAAGGAAAGTCTCAGCCAGCCGGGAAATTCGGGGAATTGGGGTCAGACACCAATTTGGGGCAACAACCGGCCGCTACCGGCTTTGCCGCCTCCGTCATCAAAGACGCCGGGGATGACCCCGATGTCACCAACGGGGCGGAGATCGTCGCTCTGGTAGAACCGGCGGCCAAGTTTGAGTCCCTGACCGGTTGCGGCCAAGATTGCGTAGAACTGGAGGACCGCGATTCCGACCCACCGCCAAAGGCGGGATCAAGGGAACAACCCCAAGTAAGCGGTCACGGGGTGCCGCAGATTGTGGCAAGCGGGACGGCGAAGCGTACCTCAGTACGTGAGCCGGCCCGATCGCCGCAAGATGCGGTGCCCCGTGATCGCTTACAAATATTGCTTTGCCGGGGGGACGGGGTGGGCTGGGTGAGCAAGCCCGGCCTGGCCATTGCGCCGGGGGAGCCGGCCATCAACCCGGTGCCCCGGCAAATGATAGGGGCGGCGGTGCGGGAGGCCCTGGCGGAAACCGGCGCGCACACTGCCCGCAATTTTTGCCCGGCGGCCCTGCGCATCACCATCGCCATCCCGGGAGGGGAAGAGCTGGCGACCAAGACCTTGAACCACCGCCTTGGAATCATCGGCGGGCTATCCATCTTGGGGACCACCGGCATCGTCCGCCCGGTTTCCGCCGAGGCCTGGACCGCCACCATCGCCGCCTCGCTGGACGTGGCCAGGGCGGCGGGGCTTGGGGAAGTGGTGCTGGCCACCGGCCGGACTTCGGAAAAGGGCGTGCAGCGGCGGCTCAAGTTACCCGACGAGGCCCTGGTGATGATGGGCGATTATTTGCATTTTGCCCTTACCGAGGCGGGCAAGCGCGGTTTCAGGCAACTGCACCTGGCCGGGATGTGGGCCAAGATCGTCAAGGCGGCCCTCAAAATTCCCCAGACCCATGTTCGCCACGGGGCCCTGGAGGTGCGGCAGGCCGTCGAACTGCTGGCGGAGCTGGGGGCTTCCCCGGAGCTGACGGCACAACTGACCGGCGCCAACACCGCCCGGGAAATCCTTAGCCGCCTGCAAGCAGCCGGGGCCGATGAGCTGGTCGACGGTGTCTGCCGCCGCGCCGCTGCCTACGCAACAGCAACGGCCGGCATCCCGGTAACCGTCTACCTGGTGGACAGCCATATGAAAATAGTGACCCGGGTGGAGAGCGGACAATGA
- a CDS encoding FmdE family protein, with amino-acid sequence MDKGLSQGQIERVVAFHGHECPGLWVGMRAAELCCRELGVHRDDDPLVAVVETDMCGVDAIQVLTGCTLGKGNLIHRDYGKTAFSFQRRSTGRGLRAVFCGDFLGEAGRELRELMKKIFAGEADDTQRQRAAELKRQNRQRLMAADLDELFTVSESPATMPSPARILESLICSSCGESTMESRTRRLAGKHYCIPCFSRVDQKL; translated from the coding sequence ATGGATAAAGGTTTGAGCCAAGGACAGATTGAACGGGTGGTGGCCTTTCACGGCCACGAATGCCCCGGGTTGTGGGTCGGGATGCGGGCCGCCGAGTTGTGCTGCCGCGAGTTGGGGGTCCACCGGGATGACGATCCATTGGTGGCGGTGGTGGAAACCGATATGTGCGGGGTGGATGCCATCCAGGTGTTGACCGGCTGCACCCTGGGCAAGGGTAACTTGATTCACCGGGATTACGGCAAAACGGCCTTCAGCTTTCAGCGCCGCAGCACCGGGCGGGGGCTGCGGGCGGTATTTTGCGGGGATTTCCTGGGTGAGGCGGGCCGGGAGTTGCGGGAGTTGATGAAAAAAATCTTTGCCGGTGAGGCGGATGACACCCAGCGGCAACGAGCCGCCGAACTTAAACGCCAAAACCGGCAGCGGCTCATGGCCGCCGACCTGGATGAACTTTTCACGGTGAGTGAGTCACCGGCGACCATGCCCAGCCCGGCCCGGATTCTGGAAAGCCTGATTTGCAGCTCCTGCGGTGAGAGCACCATGGAGTCGCGAACTCGCCGCTTGGCCGGCAAGCATTACTGTATTCCCTGTTTTAGTCGGGTGGACCAGAAACTTTAA
- a CDS encoding cobyrinate a,c-diamide synthase, whose product MPASEAATASCTSMCPAAAEPAATGCRAPRPEFTQLAHCPETPPKGILVAGTHSGCGKTTVTLGLLAALTRRGNPVQPFKCGPDFIDPTLHQLVTGRHSCNLDPWITGPEYVRQLFQRHCRPGELGLIEGVMGMFDGGNSSAAALARLLAVPVVLVLDAKAAAESAAAVLKGFEVFSPDIAPAAVILNRVGSERHRRRLCRAIEQHCRSEIIGTLPRDLEFSIPERHLGLRMGSESPLSAAALDKLAAAIEQHVGLDRLLALAGNMESDLKDGDASKPVGGGASIPVRLGVAKDAAFCFYYQDNFALLEAAGAELVFFSPLADHALPPGLDGLYLGGGYPELHARQLAANREMCSSIRAFAEGGGVIYGECGGFMYLCRGIEDFDGVLHPLAGIFPVRAAMGRRLAALGYREAVTTRDGLFGPAGTRLRGHEFHYSRTEAMPEHLEQLYHSTNLDGGAGASGWRRHNTVAGYLHLHFASNPEAAAAFVKNCRDHKP is encoded by the coding sequence ATGCCCGCCTCCGAGGCGGCGACGGCCTCCTGCACATCCATGTGCCCGGCCGCCGCCGAACCCGCCGCTACCGGTTGCCGCGCCCCCCGTCCAGAATTCACGCAGCTTGCACATTGCCCTGAAACGCCCCCCAAAGGAATCCTGGTGGCCGGCACCCACAGCGGCTGCGGCAAGACCACCGTAACCCTGGGCCTGCTGGCCGCCCTTACCCGGCGCGGCAACCCGGTACAGCCTTTCAAGTGCGGCCCGGACTTCATCGACCCCACCTTGCACCAACTGGTCACCGGTCGCCATTCCTGCAACTTGGACCCCTGGATAACCGGGCCCGAGTACGTCCGGCAACTCTTTCAACGCCACTGCCGCCCCGGCGAGCTGGGCCTCATCGAAGGGGTGATGGGGATGTTCGACGGCGGCAACTCTTCCGCCGCCGCCCTGGCCCGGCTGCTGGCCGTCCCGGTGGTGCTGGTTCTGGATGCCAAGGCGGCGGCGGAAAGCGCGGCGGCGGTACTCAAGGGTTTCGAGGTTTTTTCCCCGGATATCGCCCCGGCGGCGGTGATCCTCAACCGGGTGGGCAGCGAGCGCCACCGGCGGCGACTCTGCCGGGCCATCGAGCAGCACTGCCGAAGCGAGATCATCGGCACGCTGCCCCGCGACCTGGAGTTCAGCATCCCCGAGCGCCACCTGGGGTTGCGGATGGGTTCGGAATCACCGCTGTCAGCGGCGGCCCTGGACAAGCTGGCGGCGGCCATTGAACAGCATGTCGGGCTGGACCGACTGCTGGCGTTGGCTGGCAACATGGAGTCGGACCTGAAAGATGGGGATGCAAGTAAGCCCGTCGGGGGCGGTGCGTCGATCCCGGTACGGCTGGGAGTGGCCAAGGATGCGGCCTTTTGCTTCTACTACCAGGATAACTTTGCGTTGCTGGAAGCGGCCGGGGCCGAACTGGTTTTCTTCAGCCCGCTGGCCGACCATGCCCTGCCGCCCGGTTTGGACGGTCTTTATCTGGGCGGCGGTTACCCGGAACTGCACGCCCGGCAACTGGCCGCCAACCGGGAAATGTGCTCGAGTATCCGGGCGTTTGCCGAGGGCGGCGGGGTGATCTACGGCGAGTGCGGCGGCTTCATGTACCTCTGCCGGGGTATCGAGGATTTCGACGGGGTTTTGCATCCCCTGGCCGGCATTTTCCCGGTGCGGGCCGCCATGGGCCGCCGCCTGGCCGCGCTGGGGTACCGGGAGGCGGTCACCACCCGGGATGGGCTGTTCGGCCCCGCCGGCACCCGGCTGCGGGGGCACGAGTTTCATTATTCCCGCACCGAAGCCATGCCGGAACATCTGGAGCAACTGTACCACAGCACCAACCTCGACGGCGGCGCGGGAGCGTCGGGCTGGCGCCGGCACAACACGGTGGCCGGCTACCTGCACCTGCATTTTGCCTCCAACCCGGAGGCCGCCGCCGCCTTCGTCAAAAATTGCCGAGACCATAAACCATGA
- a CDS encoding ABC transporter ATP-binding protein, with the protein MNGFQLHNVFFAYDDTTVLEEINLELPPGRFYGIVGPNGCGKTTLLDLLTGTRRVRRGSVLFQGRAIGAYRRRTLARQLALVPQEYAIDFAFTVEEVILMGRHPHLPRFGRPTAADWEIIDRVMAEIGIDYLAGRPVNELSGGEKQRVAVARALAQQTPTLLLDEATASLDIRYTLNILGALRQRVSRGEQTVIAVLHDLNLAAAFCDHLVFLNRGRIQAAGPTDQVLTPANIARVFGVECAVSHDRFSNAPRVSFNLVSHKQPPAAAEAWQ; encoded by the coding sequence ATGAACGGCTTTCAACTCCATAACGTCTTTTTCGCCTACGACGACACCACGGTGCTGGAAGAGATCAACCTGGAGCTGCCGCCGGGCCGTTTTTACGGCATTGTCGGCCCCAACGGCTGCGGCAAGACCACGCTGCTGGACCTGCTCACCGGCACCCGCCGGGTGCGGCGGGGCAGCGTGCTCTTCCAGGGCCGGGCGATCGGCGCTTACCGCCGCCGCACCCTGGCCCGCCAACTGGCCCTGGTCCCCCAGGAATACGCCATTGATTTTGCCTTCACCGTGGAGGAGGTGATCCTCATGGGCCGGCACCCCCACCTGCCCCGCTTCGGCCGGCCGACGGCAGCGGACTGGGAAATCATCGACCGGGTGATGGCGGAAATCGGGATCGATTACCTGGCCGGCCGGCCGGTCAACGAACTGTCCGGCGGCGAAAAACAGCGGGTGGCGGTGGCCCGGGCCCTGGCCCAGCAGACCCCCACCCTGCTGCTGGACGAGGCCACCGCCAGCCTGGATATCCGTTACACCCTCAATATCCTGGGGGCCTTGCGGCAACGGGTCAGCCGGGGCGAGCAGACGGTGATCGCGGTGCTGCACGACCTCAACCTGGCGGCGGCTTTTTGCGACCATCTGGTGTTTCTCAACCGGGGCCGCATCCAGGCCGCCGGCCCCACCGACCAGGTGCTGACCCCGGCCAACATCGCCCGGGTCTTCGGGGTGGAATGCGCCGTCAGCCATGACCGATTCAGCAACGCCCCCCGGGTGTCGTTCAATCTAGTAAGCCACAAACAGCCGCCGGCGGCGGCTGAGGCGTGGCAATGA
- a CDS encoding ABC transporter substrate-binding protein, which translates to MRNLMFFPGNIYRKLLWPLPAALLLCLASLLPSIGEAGAGDRPAATAAKASSPVVPVVIDNSGREIVIDQPFRRIISLYPAHTENLASLGLDQEVIGIGLSDDHPPHLLDRPRFSYREDPERYIGHRPDLVLTRPMIERAYPQLIAKLEQAGITVVSLQPTSLAGIFDYWRQLGLLTGRQEAAEEMIEEFQRELAVIRGQVAAIPPEQRRRVFFSSIHRQMKTFAPQSIAIFVLETAGGINVATDAPRVRQTNIADYGKERILAQGDEIDLFLAQQGRMNPVDRDTIRQEPGFGAIRAVREDEIYLVDGQIVSRPTLRIIEGIRQVATLLYPDFFRDATAYNREKKHR; encoded by the coding sequence ATGAGGAATTTGATGTTTTTTCCCGGCAATATATATCGCAAATTACTGTGGCCTTTGCCCGCCGCCCTGCTTTTGTGCCTGGCCTCCCTGTTGCCGAGCATCGGCGAGGCGGGGGCCGGCGACCGGCCGGCAGCAACCGCCGCAAAAGCGTCAAGCCCCGTGGTGCCCGTGGTAATTGACAACTCCGGCCGCGAAATCGTGATCGACCAGCCCTTTCGGCGCATCATCTCCCTTTACCCGGCCCACACCGAAAACCTGGCCTCGCTGGGGCTGGATCAGGAAGTGATCGGCATTGGACTCAGCGATGATCATCCGCCCCACCTGCTGGACCGGCCCCGCTTCAGCTACCGGGAAGATCCGGAGCGCTATATCGGCCACCGCCCGGACCTGGTGCTGACCCGGCCGATGATCGAGCGGGCCTACCCCCAACTGATCGCCAAGCTGGAGCAGGCCGGGATTACCGTGGTTTCCCTGCAACCTACTTCGCTGGCGGGAATTTTCGACTATTGGCGGCAACTGGGCCTGCTCACCGGCCGGCAAGAGGCGGCGGAAGAGATGATTGAGGAATTTCAGCGGGAACTGGCCGTCATCCGTGGGCAAGTGGCCGCGATCCCCCCGGAACAGCGGCGGCGGGTCTTTTTTTCCTCCATCCATCGCCAGATGAAGACCTTCGCCCCGCAAAGCATTGCCATCTTTGTGCTGGAAACAGCCGGGGGCATCAACGTGGCCACCGACGCGCCCCGGGTGCGCCAGACCAATATCGCTGACTACGGCAAGGAGCGCATCCTGGCCCAGGGCGATGAAATTGATCTCTTCCTGGCCCAGCAGGGCCGGATGAACCCGGTGGATCGGGATACCATCCGGCAGGAACCGGGTTTCGGCGCCATCCGGGCGGTACGGGAAGATGAGATTTATCTGGTTGACGGACAGATTGTCTCCCGCCCCACCCTGCGGATCATCGAGGGCATCCGCCAGGTGGCGACCCTGCTCTACCCGGATTTTTTTCGTGATGCCACTGCTTACAACCGGGAGAAAAAGCACCGATGA
- a CDS encoding ABC transporter substrate-binding protein, whose product MNSGASSNRCLWPAILLAAICLTLLPLLGPARAGEPTVRIADGRGDWGLPNPFHHYPRGPGYIHMSWVFDTLVWKDHRGELVPALANSWAYEPQRQAFTFQMNPQAQWHDGTPVTAADVAFTIDLFQRHPTPWVNLKEISHAEVTGSRQVTIFLRHPYAPFLADIGGTMPIMPAHIWREVEEPTSFTEPGAFIGSGPFRFIDFNKVQGTYLYEAFADYYQGRPKAARLIYLRSSQPLVALSRGEVDLAAIQPEMADALKKQNFTVLCDERGWNRKLMINHRRPPFSDRRFRQALAHAIDREALIAQAQRGHARPASYGLLSKDHSLYNPDLPDYAPDPAKARALLEEMGYTADAEGFYQLEGRPLIVELLVSNITAGGQSVPNRDGEKIRRQLARAGIRVELVNMEQAVTDQRIRDWQFDLALSGHGGVAGDARILNEMISPNYSGGSVNSARFDANPELEELLATQLRAMEPDERRRLVHRIQELHALELPAMPLYYPDACVAYNPRLGIDWFYTPGGVGKGIPIPQNKLSVIGE is encoded by the coding sequence ATGAATTCTGGAGCTAGTTCTAATCGTTGTCTGTGGCCGGCAATCCTGCTGGCGGCAATCTGCCTAACCCTCCTGCCGCTGCTGGGCCCGGCCCGGGCCGGCGAACCGACGGTGCGCATTGCCGATGGCCGGGGGGATTGGGGGTTGCCCAATCCTTTTCATCACTATCCCCGTGGGCCGGGTTATATCCACATGAGCTGGGTGTTTGACACGTTGGTCTGGAAGGATCACCGGGGCGAGTTGGTGCCGGCCCTGGCGAACTCCTGGGCCTATGAGCCTCAACGGCAGGCCTTTACCTTTCAAATGAACCCGCAGGCCCAATGGCACGACGGCACCCCGGTTACCGCCGCCGATGTCGCCTTCACCATCGACCTTTTCCAGCGCCATCCCACACCCTGGGTGAACCTGAAGGAGATCAGCCACGCCGAGGTGACCGGGTCGCGGCAGGTCACGATCTTTCTCCGGCACCCTTATGCGCCCTTTCTGGCCGATATCGGAGGCACCATGCCCATTATGCCGGCTCATATCTGGCGGGAAGTGGAAGAGCCAACCAGCTTTACCGAGCCTGGCGCCTTCATCGGCAGTGGGCCATTTCGGTTTATCGACTTCAATAAGGTGCAGGGTACTTATCTTTATGAAGCTTTCGCCGATTATTACCAAGGCAGACCCAAGGCGGCGCGGCTGATTTATCTGCGCAGCAGTCAGCCCCTGGTGGCCCTGAGCCGGGGCGAGGTGGACCTGGCGGCGATTCAGCCGGAAATGGCTGACGCACTGAAAAAGCAAAATTTTACCGTGCTCTGTGATGAGCGGGGCTGGAACCGCAAATTGATGATCAACCACCGCCGCCCGCCCTTCAGCGACCGTCGTTTCCGGCAGGCCCTGGCCCATGCCATCGATCGGGAAGCGCTGATTGCTCAGGCCCAGCGCGGTCACGCCCGCCCGGCCTCCTACGGGCTGCTGTCAAAAGACCACTCGCTTTACAACCCCGATCTTCCCGACTATGCCCCCGACCCGGCCAAAGCCCGGGCCCTGCTGGAGGAAATGGGCTACACAGCCGACGCTGAAGGCTTTTATCAGCTGGAAGGCCGGCCCTTAATCGTCGAGTTGCTGGTTTCCAATATCACTGCCGGCGGCCAGAGCGTGCCCAACCGGGACGGCGAGAAGATCCGGCGGCAGTTGGCCCGGGCCGGGATCAGGGTGGAACTGGTCAACATGGAACAGGCCGTCACCGACCAGCGGATCAGAGACTGGCAATTTGACCTGGCGCTCTCCGGGCATGGCGGGGTGGCCGGCGATGCCAGAATCCTCAACGAGATGATCAGCCCCAACTACAGTGGCGGTTCGGTCAACAGTGCCAGGTTTGACGCCAACCCGGAGCTGGAGGAGTTGCTGGCGACCCAGTTGCGGGCCATGGAGCCGGACGAGCGTCGCCGGCTGGTGCACCGCATCCAGGAGTTGCACGCGTTGGAGTTGCCGGCCATGCCCCTCTACTATCCCGACGCCTGTGTCGCTTACAATCCCCGCCTGGGAATCGACTGGTTTTACACCCCCGGCGGAGTCGGTAAGGGCATCCCGATTCCCCAGAACAAGCTGTCGGTAATTGGTGAATAA
- a CDS encoding FecCD family ABC transporter permease: MPTCQPSSPAAVTADRAGVRAPLTVLVLSGALLALTLLAAGAGYMEIGAGEIIRVLLAQLGGRPELLAEIDQAVPFVLLEVRLPRILTAALVGAALAACGVIFQGILLNPLADPYTLGVSSGAAFGASLALVANLALNEYFSVPLFAFVSAVITLFIVLRLSTFNGQMSTTTLILSGVIVGAILSAGISFLKYLADEQVAVIVFWLMGSFASRDWFDVLRIAAVLLVSVLIFAYYARDLNIMALGGRTSDALGVETARVRTILLVTASLLAAVCVSVSGIIGFVGLIIPHLMRFVVGPDNRRLLPVSLLAGALLMLGADTVTRAVLPVEVPIGVLTALLGGPFFCFIFRQKQRRYRFG, encoded by the coding sequence TTGCCTACTTGCCAACCATCTAGCCCGGCAGCCGTTACGGCCGACCGCGCCGGCGTCAGGGCGCCGCTCACCGTGCTGGTGCTGAGCGGCGCCCTGCTGGCCCTGACCCTGCTGGCCGCCGGGGCCGGCTACATGGAGATCGGGGCCGGGGAGATCATCCGGGTGCTGCTGGCCCAACTGGGCGGCCGGCCGGAGCTGCTGGCGGAGATCGACCAGGCGGTGCCCTTTGTTTTGCTTGAGGTCCGCCTGCCCCGGATTCTTACCGCCGCCCTGGTGGGGGCGGCCCTGGCGGCCTGCGGGGTGATTTTCCAGGGAATTCTGCTCAACCCCCTGGCCGATCCCTACACCCTGGGGGTCTCCTCCGGGGCCGCCTTCGGCGCCTCCCTGGCCCTGGTGGCCAACCTGGCCTTGAACGAATACTTTTCCGTTCCGCTGTTCGCCTTTGTCAGCGCCGTCATCACCCTGTTCATCGTGCTGCGGCTCTCCACCTTCAACGGGCAGATGTCCACCACCACCCTGATCCTTTCGGGGGTCATCGTGGGGGCCATTTTATCGGCGGGGATCAGTTTCTTGAAATACCTGGCCGACGAGCAGGTGGCGGTGATCGTCTTCTGGCTGATGGGCAGCTTCGCCTCCCGGGACTGGTTCGACGTGCTCCGGATTGCCGCCGTGCTGCTGGTCTCGGTGCTGATCTTCGCCTACTACGCCCGGGATCTGAACATCATGGCCCTGGGCGGCCGCACCTCCGACGCCCTGGGGGTGGAAACCGCCCGGGTGCGGACCATTTTGCTGGTCACCGCCTCGCTGCTGGCGGCGGTCTGCGTGTCGGTGTCGGGAATCATCGGCTTTGTCGGCCTGATCATCCCCCACCTGATGCGTTTTGTGGTCGGGCCGGACAACCGGCGACTGCTGCCGGTCTCTCTGCTGGCCGGGGCCTTGCTGATGCTGGGGGCCGACACCGTTACCCGGGCGGTGCTGCCGGTGGAAGTGCCCATCGGGGTGCTCACCGCCCTGCTGGGCGGCCCTTTTTTCTGCTTCATCTTCCGGCAGAAGCAGCGGAGGTACCGTTTTGGCTGA
- a CDS encoding sirohydrochlorin cobaltochelatase translates to MTCHPTSPTDTTPFIAARHRRPGLNSRRLLPALALLFLLAAPLLLNPAPAAAKVNVPSEEAAIVLAVFGTSFPEALPGILTIYDEVQAAYPETTVRLAFTSNIIRRIWHSRRDDAAYRAAHPEIPAEIFTVKAPLATIADLVDEDYGHIIVQPTHIAAGEEFSDLADLVHALNTVTTVKKRNRPFQQIILGRPALGQPGIKHPYRQDLERVAALMAVDVEQARQNGSALVYMAHGNRTFSTGVFFELEHLMRRHYPEVDTYFTMATGFPEMEYTVQRLLDDGATSALLVPFMTVAGDHTHNDMAGDDDDSLRSLLQAKGIDSTAKLEGLGERQDFARIYVENIRDAATAAGLKLK, encoded by the coding sequence ATGACCTGCCATCCGACCAGCCCTACCGACACCACCCCTTTCATCGCTGCCAGGCACCGCCGGCCAGGGCTTAACAGCCGCCGGCTGCTTCCGGCCCTGGCCCTGCTGTTTTTGCTGGCGGCGCCCCTATTGCTCAACCCCGCCCCGGCCGCCGCCAAGGTCAACGTGCCGTCGGAAGAGGCGGCCATTGTGCTGGCGGTCTTCGGCACCAGCTTTCCCGAGGCCCTGCCCGGCATTCTCACCATCTACGACGAGGTCCAGGCCGCTTACCCCGAAACCACGGTGCGACTGGCCTTCACCTCCAACATTATCCGCCGCATCTGGCACTCCCGCCGGGACGATGCGGCATACCGGGCGGCGCACCCGGAAATTCCGGCAGAGATATTCACGGTCAAGGCGCCGCTGGCCACCATCGCCGACCTGGTGGACGAGGATTACGGCCATATCATCGTCCAGCCCACCCATATCGCCGCCGGCGAGGAATTCAGCGATCTGGCCGACCTGGTCCACGCCCTCAACACCGTCACCACCGTCAAAAAACGCAACCGGCCCTTCCAGCAGATCATCCTAGGCCGGCCGGCCCTGGGCCAACCGGGGATCAAGCACCCTTATCGCCAGGACCTGGAGCGGGTCGCCGCCCTCATGGCCGTGGATGTCGAGCAGGCCCGGCAAAACGGCAGCGCCCTGGTCTACATGGCCCACGGCAACCGCACCTTCTCCACCGGGGTCTTTTTTGAACTGGAACACCTGATGCGCCGGCATTACCCCGAGGTCGACACCTACTTCACCATGGCCACCGGCTTTCCCGAGATGGAATACACCGTCCAGCGCCTGCTCGACGATGGAGCGACCAGCGCCCTGCTGGTCCCCTTCATGACCGTGGCCGGAGATCACACCCATAACGACATGGCCGGCGATGACGACGACTCGCTGCGGTCGCTGCTGCAGGCCAAGGGTATCGACAGCACCGCCAAACTGGAAGGGCTGGGCGAGCGGCAGGATTTTGCCCGCATTTACGTGGAAAACATCCGCGACGCGGCCACCGCGGCCGGCCTGAAACTGAAGTAA